The following are encoded together in the Myxococcus virescens genome:
- a CDS encoding hybrid sensor histidine kinase/response regulator: MSQDGIPTMVPLQRGGIPFSRGATVASRLTLTHLRISDEAPHRQAKAVSDAPAVLLVDDHVSNLVALEAILEPLGIRMDKACSGEQALRFLLREDYAVILLDVRMAGLSGFETAALIKQRERTRNVPIIFLTAYGRDDAELVTGYATGAVDFLQKPFPPEVLRSKVSVFVELFRAQQQVRRQSELLRQKEAEARDAALRAAGYIDRLRDFTARLSEAATVPQVCRALFEQGLVAAGAKAGTVNLLDAEGEALEVVDAIGYPESVLSRWRRIPMTAAMPLAESLREQQAIWVGSSEEWSARYPLMDTRGLHEAALALPLLVKGRALGAIGLSFARPRTFTEMDRAFFTALAHACAQALDRVHLTAEERRAHAVARAAAARLQMLTEASDAFDATNRDLSVLLDTITRQVAYFLGDTCTLCLLSDDATRLEVAASHSNQGEEGAPLLPGEGLSDFVLRGGRPLLVPELSEDQQRELGQGEALRSLLCVPLRTQGKVVGTLSVGRMGPGRSFTQEDQELVEELAAKAALSIENARLFAEQQRSQEELRRRAEFEQQLVGIVSHDLRNPLAAISMSAGLLEKKGVLTEPQKRMVWRIGQATERAARMIRDLLDFTKARLGGGIALHRQTTDLREVVHQVVDELLVANPGRRVEVEVQGEVRGEWDSDRIAQVLTNLLGNALAYSPADAPVRVDARLEGEAALLSVFNGGAPIPRELLPRLFEPLTRGALKEGQSTRSIGLGLYIVQDIVRGHGGGVEVVSSEQHGTTFTVRLPRAAG, encoded by the coding sequence ATGTCGCAGGACGGGATTCCGACGATGGTGCCGTTGCAGCGGGGGGGCATCCCCTTCAGCCGGGGAGCCACCGTGGCCAGCCGGCTGACGCTGACGCACCTCCGGATTTCGGATGAAGCCCCGCATCGCCAGGCGAAGGCCGTTTCGGACGCCCCCGCCGTGCTGCTGGTGGATGACCATGTGTCGAACCTGGTGGCGCTGGAGGCCATCCTCGAGCCGCTGGGCATCCGCATGGACAAGGCCTGTTCGGGGGAGCAGGCCCTGCGCTTCCTGCTGCGCGAGGACTACGCCGTCATCCTGCTGGACGTGCGGATGGCGGGGCTGAGCGGCTTCGAGACGGCGGCGCTCATCAAGCAGCGTGAGCGCACGCGCAACGTCCCCATCATCTTCCTCACCGCCTACGGCCGCGATGACGCGGAGCTCGTCACCGGCTACGCCACCGGCGCGGTGGACTTCCTCCAGAAGCCCTTTCCGCCGGAGGTGCTGCGCTCGAAGGTGTCCGTCTTCGTGGAGCTGTTCCGCGCGCAGCAGCAGGTGCGGCGCCAGTCGGAGCTGCTGCGGCAGAAGGAAGCCGAGGCGCGGGATGCCGCGCTGAGGGCCGCGGGCTACATCGACCGGTTGCGGGACTTCACCGCCCGGCTGTCGGAGGCGGCCACCGTGCCGCAGGTGTGCCGCGCGCTCTTTGAACAAGGGCTGGTGGCCGCTGGCGCGAAGGCGGGCACCGTCAACCTCCTGGACGCGGAGGGCGAGGCGCTGGAGGTGGTGGATGCCATTGGCTACCCGGAGAGCGTGCTGAGCCGGTGGCGGCGCATCCCGATGACGGCGGCCATGCCGCTGGCGGAGTCGCTGCGGGAGCAGCAGGCCATCTGGGTGGGGTCGTCGGAGGAGTGGAGCGCGCGTTATCCCCTCATGGATACGCGAGGCCTTCACGAGGCGGCGCTCGCGCTGCCCTTGCTGGTGAAGGGACGGGCGCTGGGCGCCATTGGCCTGTCCTTCGCGCGGCCCCGGACCTTCACGGAGATGGACCGGGCCTTCTTCACCGCGCTGGCGCATGCGTGTGCCCAGGCGTTGGACCGGGTGCACCTGACGGCGGAGGAGCGCCGGGCCCATGCCGTGGCCCGGGCCGCCGCCGCCCGGCTGCAGATGCTCACGGAAGCGTCCGACGCCTTCGATGCGACGAACCGCGACCTGTCCGTGCTGCTGGACACCATCACCCGCCAGGTCGCCTACTTCCTGGGGGACACGTGCACGCTGTGCCTCCTGTCCGACGACGCGACGCGGTTGGAGGTGGCGGCCAGCCATTCCAATCAGGGGGAGGAGGGGGCGCCGCTGCTCCCCGGTGAGGGGCTGAGCGACTTCGTGCTCCGTGGTGGACGGCCGCTCCTGGTGCCCGAGCTGTCGGAGGACCAACAGCGGGAGCTGGGACAGGGCGAGGCGCTGCGCAGCCTGCTGTGCGTGCCGCTGCGGACGCAGGGCAAGGTGGTGGGAACGCTGTCGGTGGGGCGCATGGGCCCGGGCCGGAGCTTCACCCAGGAGGACCAGGAGCTGGTGGAGGAGCTGGCGGCGAAGGCGGCGCTCTCCATCGAGAACGCGCGCCTGTTCGCGGAGCAGCAGCGGTCGCAAGAGGAGCTGCGCCGGCGCGCCGAGTTCGAACAGCAGCTGGTGGGCATCGTCTCCCACGACTTGCGCAATCCCCTGGCGGCCATCTCCATGTCGGCGGGGCTGCTGGAGAAGAAGGGTGTGTTGACGGAGCCGCAGAAGCGCATGGTGTGGCGCATTGGCCAGGCCACCGAGCGCGCGGCCCGGATGATTCGCGACTTGCTGGACTTCACCAAGGCCCGGCTGGGCGGCGGCATTGCCCTGCACCGTCAGACCACCGATTTGCGGGAGGTGGTGCACCAGGTGGTGGATGAGCTCCTGGTGGCCAACCCCGGGCGTCGCGTGGAGGTGGAGGTTCAGGGCGAGGTGCGCGGCGAATGGGATTCGGACCGCATCGCCCAGGTGCTCACGAACCTGCTGGGCAATGCCCTGGCCTACAGCCCCGCGGACGCCCCGGTGCGGGTGGACGCGCGGCTGGAGGGCGAGGCCGCGTTGCTGTCTGTCTTCAATGGGGGCGCCCCCATTCCCCGTGAGTTGTTGCCTCGCCTGTTCGAGCCGCTGACGCGGGGCGCGTTGAAGGAGGGGCAGTCCACCCGCAGCATCGGCCTGGGGCTCTACATCGTGCAGGACATCGTGCGCGGCCACGGTGGCGGCGTGGAGGTGGTGTCCTCCGAGCAGCATGGCACCACCTTCACCGTGCGCCTGCCGCGTGCGGCGGGCTGA
- a CDS encoding sensor histidine kinase, whose translation MGVCLSSKWGSAWTWTTHAGGAAPCLRFEAVRGTAGEVLDLRQAALEASAEPVAHDWVLPPWVSRWEQEGVRGLCLEDCVRVVDTGEPVSVVLRITREGMEARFRAVGVKALDAFVLWLLPDDTDDAQALREALEREREARHRAEGALEHATARLTREALDGNARHLALERLTEEAEFRERFIGILGHDLRNPLNAIALSARALAQRTLPAAQQQQCAQRIEASAARMGAMISDILDLTRARLAGGIPLHLGTVSLAIVCRMVVEELSAVHPDRHITLDVEGASEGFWDADRMAQVLSNLVGNALEHGAEDTPVRLKCIAVDGEQVLEVHNAGAPIPPQQLETLFDPFRQVGTAPGKGHRRGAGGLGLGLFIVKQIVQAHGGAVCVSSSEAEGTTFTVKMPRDARQSQEPAPLGVRHRV comes from the coding sequence ATGGGGGTGTGTCTGTCGTCGAAGTGGGGCTCCGCCTGGACCTGGACGACGCATGCGGGAGGCGCCGCGCCCTGTCTGCGCTTCGAGGCGGTGCGAGGGACAGCGGGGGAGGTGCTCGACTTGCGCCAGGCCGCGCTCGAGGCGTCCGCCGAGCCGGTGGCCCACGATTGGGTCCTGCCTCCATGGGTGTCGCGCTGGGAGCAGGAGGGCGTGCGAGGGCTGTGCCTGGAGGACTGCGTGCGCGTGGTGGACACGGGCGAGCCGGTGTCCGTCGTGCTGCGCATCACCCGCGAGGGCATGGAGGCGCGCTTCCGGGCCGTGGGCGTGAAGGCGTTGGATGCCTTCGTGCTGTGGCTGCTGCCCGATGACACGGACGACGCGCAGGCGCTTCGCGAGGCGCTGGAGCGTGAGCGCGAGGCCCGCCACCGGGCGGAGGGCGCGCTGGAGCACGCGACGGCCCGGCTGACCCGCGAGGCCCTGGATGGCAACGCGCGCCACCTCGCGCTGGAGCGGCTGACCGAGGAGGCGGAGTTTCGTGAGCGGTTCATCGGCATCCTCGGGCATGACCTCCGCAACCCCCTGAATGCCATTGCCCTGTCCGCGCGAGCCCTGGCGCAACGCACGCTGCCGGCGGCCCAGCAGCAGCAGTGCGCCCAACGAATCGAGGCGAGCGCCGCGCGGATGGGCGCCATGATTTCCGACATCCTCGACCTCACCCGCGCGCGTCTGGCGGGCGGCATCCCCCTGCACCTGGGGACGGTCAGCCTGGCCATCGTCTGCCGGATGGTGGTGGAGGAGCTGTCCGCCGTGCATCCGGACCGGCACATCACCCTGGACGTGGAGGGCGCGTCGGAGGGCTTCTGGGACGCGGACCGGATGGCGCAGGTGCTCAGCAACCTGGTGGGCAACGCGCTGGAGCACGGCGCCGAGGACACGCCCGTCCGGCTCAAATGTATTGCCGTGGACGGTGAGCAGGTCCTGGAGGTCCACAACGCCGGGGCGCCCATTCCACCTCAACAACTGGAGACATTGTTCGACCCGTTTCGCCAGGTGGGCACTGCGCCTGGGAAGGGCCACCGTCGTGGCGCCGGTGGCCTGGGGCTGGGACTCTTCATCGTGAAACAAATCGTCCAGGCGCACGGAGGCGCTGTGTGCGTGTCTTCCTCCGAGGCAGAGGGAACGACCTTTACGGTGAAAATGCCACGAGACGCGCGACAGTCGCAGGAGCCCGCACCCTTGGGTGTGAGACATCGCGTGTAA
- a CDS encoding SMI1/KNR4 family protein, translating to MKQLLAEVTAHHFPNAPATPAQIAAFEARVGWRLDADLRAFYLHCDGGTLFEPRPDQNFRILPLNEIQRARVAMRGKDDDSRGLASWWTLVYLGDSDYCLLDVAAQPGPYPILDAFHESYPRFVDPIAPSFGAWLERTLCSNNQLWWLPEPEND from the coding sequence ATGAAACAACTGCTGGCCGAGGTGACAGCGCACCACTTTCCGAACGCACCCGCTACGCCCGCTCAGATCGCCGCGTTCGAGGCTCGCGTGGGCTGGCGCCTCGATGCGGACCTCCGCGCGTTTTATCTGCACTGCGACGGCGGCACGCTGTTTGAGCCACGGCCGGACCAGAACTTCCGCATCCTGCCCCTCAATGAAATCCAGCGGGCTCGCGTCGCGATGCGCGGGAAGGACGACGACTCCCGGGGGCTCGCGTCCTGGTGGACGCTCGTCTACCTCGGTGATTCCGACTACTGCTTGTTGGACGTGGCAGCTCAGCCTGGGCCGTATCCCATCCTTGATGCCTTCCACGAATCGTATCCACGGTTCGTGGACCCGATTGCACCGTCGTTCGGGGCATGGCTGGAGCGCACGTTGTGCAGCAATAACCAACTCTGGTGGCTCCCCGAACCCGAGAACGACTGA
- a CDS encoding acyl-CoA dehydrogenase family protein — MTTYWVTDLACIVADRCLQSFLGEGYMKAYPIAHLFVDTRVLRILAGANEIMKELDARSL; from the coding sequence ATGACGACGTATTGGGTGACGGACCTTGCGTGCATCGTCGCCGACCGTTGCTTGCAGTCGTTCCTGGGGGAGGGGTACATGAAGGCGTACCCCATCGCCCACCTGTTCGTGGACACGCGTGTGCTGCGAATCCTTGCCGGCGCGAACGAGATCATGAAAGAGCTCGACGCCCGTTCCCTTTAG
- a CDS encoding acetyl-CoA C-acetyltransferase — protein sequence MSQEAFIFDAVRTPRGKGRKGALHGTKPITLLTGLVDALKKRHPNLDPQRIDDVVLGVVSPVGEQGADIARTLVLAAGLPETVGGVQLNRFCASGLTAVNMAAQQVRSGWEHLVIAGGVESMSRVPMGSDGGAWAMDPATNFDTYFVPQGISADLIATIEGFTREDVDRYAARSQQLAAQAWAGGYFKNSVVPVVDQNGLTVLDHDELMRPDSTVASLGKLNPSFSVMGEAGGFDAVALQKYHFVERIEHVHTPGNSSGIVDGAALVLIGSEQVGKSLGLTPRARIAAVATSGSDPTIMLTGPIPATQKLLEIAGLSVKDIDLFELNEAFASVVLKYQKDLGIPDEKLNVNGGAIAMGHPLGATGAMILGTMVDELERRKARRAVITLCVGGGMGVATLIERV from the coding sequence GTGAGCCAGGAAGCATTCATCTTCGACGCCGTCCGGACCCCTCGCGGCAAGGGCAGGAAAGGCGCGCTGCACGGCACCAAGCCCATCACGCTGCTCACCGGGCTGGTGGACGCGCTCAAGAAGCGTCACCCGAACCTGGACCCCCAGCGTATCGACGACGTGGTGCTCGGCGTCGTGTCTCCGGTGGGTGAGCAGGGCGCCGACATCGCCCGTACCCTGGTGCTGGCGGCGGGGCTGCCAGAGACGGTGGGCGGCGTGCAGCTCAATCGCTTCTGCGCGTCCGGCCTCACGGCGGTGAACATGGCCGCCCAGCAGGTGCGCTCGGGCTGGGAGCACCTGGTCATCGCGGGCGGCGTGGAGAGCATGTCGCGCGTGCCCATGGGCTCGGACGGCGGCGCCTGGGCCATGGACCCCGCCACGAACTTCGACACCTACTTCGTCCCGCAGGGCATCTCCGCGGACCTCATCGCCACCATCGAGGGCTTCACGCGCGAGGACGTGGACCGCTACGCTGCCCGTTCGCAGCAACTGGCGGCCCAGGCGTGGGCTGGCGGGTACTTCAAGAACTCCGTCGTCCCGGTGGTGGACCAGAACGGCCTCACCGTGCTGGACCATGACGAGCTCATGCGCCCGGACTCCACCGTGGCGTCGCTCGGCAAGCTCAACCCGTCCTTCTCCGTCATGGGCGAGGCGGGCGGCTTCGACGCGGTGGCCCTGCAGAAGTACCACTTCGTGGAGCGCATCGAGCACGTCCACACGCCGGGCAACTCGTCGGGCATCGTGGACGGCGCGGCGCTGGTGCTCATCGGCTCCGAGCAGGTGGGCAAGTCGCTGGGCCTCACGCCGCGCGCGCGCATCGCCGCGGTGGCCACGTCCGGCTCGGACCCCACCATCATGCTCACCGGCCCGATTCCGGCCACCCAGAAGCTGCTGGAGATTGCGGGCCTGTCGGTGAAGGACATCGACCTGTTCGAACTCAACGAGGCCTTCGCCTCGGTGGTGCTCAAGTACCAGAAGGACCTCGGCATTCCGGACGAGAAGCTGAACGTGAACGGCGGCGCCATCGCCATGGGGCACCCGCTGGGCGCCACGGGCGCGATGATTCTGGGGACGATGGTGGACGAGCTGGAGCGACGCAAGGCGCGCCGCGCGGTCATCACCTTGTGCGTCGGTGGTGGCATGGGCGTGGCCACCCTCATCGAGCGCGTCTGA
- a CDS encoding 3-hydroxyacyl-CoA dehydrogenase NAD-binding domain-containing protein has product MSEQNTIRWDKDADGIVVLTLDDPNQSANTMNAAYLKSMRATVDRLVKEKDTVTGVILASAKKTFFAGGDLKDLLKVRKEDAKQAFELGQEIKAQLRTLETLGKPVVAAINGAALGGGLEIALACHHRIIADVKGAQVGLPEVTLGLLPGGGGVVRTVRMLGIVDALMKVLLQGQRYRPQEAKEVGLVHEVVASVEALLPAAKAWVKAHPTAQQPWDVKGYKIPGGTPSSPGLAANLPAFPANLRKQLKGANMPAPRAIMATAVESTQVDVDTAFTVESRYFTELVTGQVAKNMIQAFFFDMQHINSGGGRPKGYPQHTAKKVGVLGAGMMGAGIAYVCAKAGIDVVLKDVSLASAEKGKQYSVKLVEKAIQRGKSTKEKGDALLARIHPTTDATDLKGCDLVIEAVFEDVKLKHQVFQEVQDVVAPDAVLGSNTSTLPISVLAEGVKRTEDFVGMHFFSPVDKMPLLELIAGKKTSDATLAKAIDIAVQIGKTPIVVNDSRGFFTSRVIGTFLNEAIAMVGEGISPASIEQAGLQAGYPAAPLQLVDELTLTLPHKIRQETKAATLAEGKPWVEHRSYAVMDAMIDQHQRKGRSTGGGFYDYVDGKRTGLWAGLAQHFTRPGHTIPFEDMKERMLFAEAIDTVRCFDEGVLRSAADANIGSILGIGFPAWTGGVVQFINGYEGRTGNGPRGFIARARELAQRYGAHFEPPASLVEKAERGELLK; this is encoded by the coding sequence ATGAGCGAGCAGAACACCATCCGCTGGGACAAGGACGCCGACGGCATCGTCGTCTTGACGTTGGATGACCCGAACCAGTCCGCGAACACCATGAACGCCGCGTACCTGAAGTCCATGCGCGCGACGGTGGACCGGCTGGTCAAGGAGAAGGACACCGTCACCGGTGTCATCCTCGCCTCCGCGAAGAAGACCTTCTTCGCCGGTGGTGATTTGAAGGACCTGCTGAAGGTGCGCAAGGAGGACGCGAAGCAGGCCTTCGAGCTGGGGCAGGAAATCAAGGCGCAGCTGCGCACGCTGGAGACGCTGGGCAAGCCCGTGGTCGCGGCCATCAACGGCGCGGCGCTGGGCGGCGGGCTGGAGATCGCGCTCGCCTGCCACCACCGCATCATCGCGGACGTGAAGGGCGCCCAGGTGGGCCTGCCGGAAGTCACGCTGGGCCTCTTGCCCGGCGGCGGCGGCGTGGTGCGCACGGTGCGGATGCTGGGCATCGTGGACGCGCTGATGAAGGTGCTGCTCCAGGGCCAGCGCTACCGCCCGCAGGAGGCGAAGGAGGTCGGCCTGGTCCATGAGGTGGTGGCCTCCGTGGAGGCGCTGCTGCCCGCGGCCAAGGCGTGGGTGAAGGCCCATCCCACCGCGCAGCAGCCGTGGGACGTGAAGGGCTACAAGATTCCGGGCGGCACGCCGTCGTCTCCGGGGCTGGCGGCGAACCTGCCCGCGTTCCCCGCGAACCTGCGCAAGCAGCTCAAGGGCGCGAACATGCCGGCGCCTCGCGCCATCATGGCCACGGCCGTGGAGAGCACGCAGGTGGACGTGGACACCGCGTTCACCGTGGAGTCGCGCTACTTCACCGAGCTCGTCACCGGGCAGGTCGCGAAGAACATGATTCAGGCGTTCTTCTTCGACATGCAGCACATCAACTCCGGTGGCGGCCGTCCCAAGGGCTACCCGCAGCACACCGCGAAGAAGGTGGGCGTGCTGGGCGCGGGGATGATGGGCGCGGGCATCGCCTACGTCTGCGCGAAGGCCGGCATCGACGTGGTGCTCAAGGACGTGAGCCTCGCGTCGGCGGAGAAGGGCAAGCAGTACTCCGTGAAGCTGGTGGAGAAGGCCATCCAGAGGGGCAAGTCCACGAAGGAGAAGGGGGACGCGCTGCTGGCGCGAATCCACCCCACCACGGACGCCACCGACCTCAAGGGGTGTGACCTCGTCATCGAGGCCGTGTTCGAGGACGTGAAGCTCAAGCACCAGGTCTTCCAGGAAGTGCAGGACGTGGTCGCCCCGGACGCGGTGCTCGGGTCCAACACGTCCACGCTGCCCATCTCCGTGCTCGCCGAGGGCGTGAAGCGGACGGAGGACTTCGTGGGCATGCACTTCTTCTCGCCCGTGGACAAGATGCCGCTGCTGGAGCTCATCGCGGGAAAGAAGACGAGCGACGCCACGCTCGCGAAGGCCATCGACATCGCGGTGCAGATTGGGAAGACGCCCATCGTCGTCAACGACAGCCGGGGCTTCTTCACCAGCCGCGTCATCGGCACCTTCCTCAACGAGGCCATCGCCATGGTGGGCGAGGGCATCTCGCCTGCCTCCATCGAGCAGGCCGGCCTCCAGGCGGGCTACCCCGCCGCTCCGCTTCAGTTGGTGGACGAACTCACGCTGACGCTGCCGCACAAGATTCGTCAGGAGACGAAGGCGGCCACCCTGGCGGAGGGCAAGCCCTGGGTGGAGCACCGCAGCTACGCCGTGATGGACGCGATGATTGACCAGCACCAGCGCAAGGGCCGCTCCACGGGGGGCGGGTTCTACGACTACGTGGACGGCAAGCGCACGGGCCTGTGGGCGGGGCTGGCGCAGCACTTCACCAGGCCCGGCCACACCATCCCCTTCGAGGACATGAAGGAGCGGATGCTGTTCGCCGAGGCCATCGACACGGTGCGCTGCTTCGACGAAGGCGTGCTGCGCTCCGCCGCGGACGCGAACATCGGCTCCATCCTCGGCATCGGCTTCCCGGCGTGGACGGGCGGCGTGGTGCAGTTCATCAATGGCTACGAGGGCCGGACGGGCAACGGGCCGCGGGGCTTCATTGCCCGCGCGCGTGAGCTCGCGCAGCGCTACGGTGCGCACTTCGAGCCGCCGGCGTCGCTCGTCGAGAAGGCCGAAAGAGGCGAACTCTTGAAGTAG
- a CDS encoding aldehyde dehydrogenase family protein gives MTQGSSRLAAVPPSFDAKALVEKQRARFETRATLPLAWRREQLQVLERAARKYEAEILAALQSDLSKSPEEAYLTEVGSIYGELKDALKNVKAWMAPRKGAAPLAIQPARVLQYSDPLGVTLIISPWNYPYQLAIAPLIGALAAGCTAVLKPSELSPATSAVLSRMLREAFPEDVVAVVEGGAEVSRALLDERWDLIFFTGGPQVGRVVAEAAAKHLTPTVLELGGKSPCIIDKSADLEVTARRIAWGKYLNAGQTCIAPDYVLIPPELKGRFTELVQKAVTDFYGANTRESRDYGRIISSRHFERVSKLAQDGTVAFGGERDADSRFFAPTVITDAPLSSPLMQEEIFGPLLPVVDCPSIDEAIRFVRARPKPLALYTFSKDAAVNERVLTETSSGGAVANDVCVHFAAKGLSFGGVGESGTGGYHGQASFDAFSHRKGVVKRPFLLDMKLRYPPYTGKLGLFKRFL, from the coding sequence ATGACGCAGGGCTCCAGTCGTCTCGCCGCTGTTCCGCCGTCGTTCGATGCGAAGGCGCTCGTCGAGAAGCAGCGAGCCCGTTTCGAGACCCGTGCCACGCTGCCGCTGGCGTGGCGACGGGAGCAGTTGCAGGTGCTCGAACGGGCGGCACGCAAGTACGAGGCGGAGATTCTCGCCGCCCTGCAGTCGGACCTCTCCAAGAGCCCCGAGGAGGCCTACCTCACGGAGGTGGGCAGCATCTACGGGGAGCTGAAGGACGCGCTGAAGAACGTGAAGGCGTGGATGGCGCCGCGCAAGGGGGCGGCGCCGCTCGCCATCCAACCCGCGCGCGTCTTGCAGTACTCGGACCCGCTGGGCGTGACGCTCATCATCTCCCCGTGGAACTACCCCTATCAGCTGGCGATTGCTCCGCTCATCGGGGCGCTCGCCGCGGGCTGTACCGCCGTGCTGAAGCCCAGCGAGCTGTCCCCGGCGACGTCCGCCGTGCTCTCGCGGATGCTGAGAGAAGCCTTCCCCGAGGACGTCGTCGCCGTCGTGGAGGGCGGCGCGGAGGTGAGCCGGGCCCTGCTCGACGAGCGCTGGGACCTCATCTTCTTCACCGGCGGCCCCCAGGTGGGCCGGGTGGTGGCGGAAGCCGCGGCGAAGCACCTGACGCCCACGGTGCTGGAGCTGGGCGGCAAGAGCCCCTGCATCATCGACAAGAGCGCGGACCTGGAAGTCACCGCGCGCCGCATCGCCTGGGGCAAGTACCTCAACGCCGGGCAGACCTGCATCGCCCCGGACTACGTGCTCATTCCACCCGAGCTCAAGGGCCGCTTCACGGAGCTGGTCCAGAAGGCCGTCACCGACTTCTACGGCGCGAACACGCGTGAGAGCCGCGACTATGGCCGCATCATCAGTTCGCGGCACTTCGAGCGCGTCTCGAAGCTGGCGCAGGACGGGACCGTGGCCTTTGGCGGTGAGCGGGACGCGGACAGCCGCTTCTTCGCGCCCACCGTCATCACCGACGCGCCGCTGTCCAGCCCGCTGATGCAGGAGGAGATTTTCGGGCCCCTGCTGCCGGTGGTGGACTGTCCGAGCATCGACGAGGCCATCCGCTTCGTCCGCGCGAGGCCGAAGCCGCTGGCGCTCTACACCTTCTCCAAGGACGCGGCGGTGAACGAGCGCGTCCTCACGGAGACGTCGAGCGGCGGCGCGGTGGCCAACGACGTGTGCGTCCACTTCGCCGCGAAGGGCCTGTCTTTCGGAGGCGTGGGGGAGTCCGGCACCGGTGGCTACCACGGCCAGGCCAGCTTCGACGCGTTCAGCCACCGCAAGGGCGTGGTGAAGCGGCCCTTCCTGCTCGACATGAAGCTGCGCTATCCGCCCTACACAGGGAAGCTGGGCCTCTTCAAACGCTTCCTGTGA
- a CDS encoding ABC transporter substrate-binding protein has protein sequence MNMSLISLGLLVGMAGVGCAGLDEAEAVDASVSTDATSQVTQDLVTQVTGTSPVTFVAMSGNETKPYDQSATSVVAYLRDSSTGAFTAYPGTGSADGTISVPNVPSGRVYLKLGSRYLVSTGRAFDLGSTEWGRDGTFASLPTPVTVSATGLSPWQPGDFLDMYSLNPGAFGYVDSIATGRPLAGATSLSGLSFDYANMLNPVLLDSGRGDVFSLAQMRWQTSANGVPYRAMHKVLDTSMTQVEGQPVTVSGTFTQPVATGTFAVDWRRSAFEAMRTQVNPDAVSTYNEIWMSARPAALSSALASISGPPLLVKLNPDTQRTDIVTGSMTYNNPLPATWQKVALAAAGFTKSYALGTATPYTMSVDIRVDQEASAFTAAPVEPLVGPVQAPLVNTRGAFQNLTGVGTDASLRWSKPLVGTATNYVVNIYRLGTSNGSTTATRVAMLHTDLQSVYLPPDVLRAGGTYFAEIQSWYQPGSSLATSPFKRSLPRGRASVLTGMFSP, from the coding sequence ATGAATATGTCATTGATTTCCCTCGGGCTCTTGGTCGGCATGGCAGGGGTCGGCTGCGCGGGGCTCGACGAGGCCGAGGCGGTGGACGCCTCCGTATCGACGGACGCGACCTCCCAGGTCACCCAAGACCTGGTCACCCAGGTCACCGGTACCAGCCCGGTCACCTTCGTCGCCATGTCGGGCAACGAGACGAAGCCTTACGACCAGTCCGCCACGTCGGTGGTGGCATACCTGCGGGACTCATCGACCGGGGCGTTCACGGCCTATCCGGGCACGGGCTCCGCGGACGGCACCATCTCCGTGCCGAACGTCCCTTCCGGCCGCGTCTACCTGAAGCTGGGCTCGCGCTACCTGGTGAGCACCGGCCGCGCGTTCGATCTGGGCTCCACGGAGTGGGGCCGCGATGGCACCTTCGCCTCGCTGCCCACTCCCGTGACGGTGTCCGCCACCGGCCTGTCTCCCTGGCAACCGGGGGACTTCCTGGACATGTATTCGTTGAACCCGGGCGCGTTCGGCTACGTCGACAGCATTGCCACGGGGCGCCCCCTGGCGGGCGCCACGTCGCTCTCCGGGCTGAGCTTCGATTACGCCAACATGCTCAACCCGGTGCTGCTCGACAGCGGCCGCGGGGATGTGTTCTCGCTGGCGCAGATGCGGTGGCAGACGAGCGCGAATGGAGTGCCCTACCGCGCGATGCACAAGGTGCTCGACACGAGCATGACACAGGTGGAGGGCCAGCCCGTCACCGTCAGCGGAACCTTCACCCAGCCCGTCGCGACAGGCACCTTCGCGGTGGACTGGAGACGCTCGGCCTTCGAAGCCATGCGCACCCAGGTGAACCCGGACGCGGTCAGCACGTACAACGAGATATGGATGTCCGCCCGGCCGGCCGCGCTGAGCTCGGCGCTCGCGTCCATCAGCGGGCCGCCGCTGCTCGTGAAGCTCAATCCTGACACGCAGCGGACCGACATCGTCACGGGGAGCATGACCTACAACAACCCGCTCCCGGCGACGTGGCAGAAGGTGGCGCTCGCCGCCGCGGGCTTCACGAAGAGCTACGCGCTGGGAACCGCGACGCCCTACACCATGAGCGTGGACATCCGCGTGGACCAGGAGGCGAGCGCGTTCACCGCCGCGCCCGTGGAGCCCCTCGTCGGGCCGGTGCAGGCGCCCCTGGTGAACACGCGCGGCGCGTTCCAGAACCTCACGGGCGTGGGGACCGACGCCTCGCTGCGCTGGTCGAAGCCGCTGGTCGGCACGGCCACGAACTACGTGGTGAACATCTACCGGCTCGGCACGAGCAACGGCTCCACCACCGCGACGCGCGTGGCGATGCTGCACACGGATCTCCAGAGCGTGTACCTGCCCCCGGACGTGCTGCGGGCGGGCGGGACGTACTTCGCGGAAATCCAGAGCTGGTACCAGCCCGGCTCGAGCCTCGCGACGAGCCCGTTCAAGCGCTCGCTGCCTCGAGGCCGCGCCAGCGTGCTTACCGGCATGTTCAGCCCGTAG
- a CDS encoding GNAT family acetyltransferase translates to MGWFGFTPERWWPGAVEAGEDMKADLFVRGLPSPREANLFPVMART, encoded by the coding sequence GTGGGGTGGTTCGGCTTCACGCCGGAGCGCTGGTGGCCCGGCGCGGTGGAGGCGGGCGAGGACATGAAGGCCGACCTGTTCGTGCGGGGACTGCCGTCCCCCCGCGAGGCGAACCTCTTCCCCGTCATGGCGCGGACCTGA